From the genome of Thermoflexus hugenholtzii, one region includes:
- the serS gene encoding serine--tRNA ligase has translation MLDIERIRRNPEEIREALRHRGESPERVDRFLELDEAYRAMLQEVERLRAVRNQVSREIAKMPPGPEREARIAEMRALGERLTEAEARLRDLEARREELLLWFPNIPHPSVPVGPDESANRVVRVEGELPEFDFTPLPHWELGPRLGLIDFERGVKLAGSRFYVLWGLGARLERALISWLLDLHTQVHGYTEVYVPFVVKREALVGAGQLPKFEDNLYHDVEDDLWLVPTAEVPLTNLHRDEILEADQLPLYYVAYTPCFRRERMSAGRDVRGIKRGHQFDKVELYKFTTPETSYLELEKMVEDVVDTCRRLGLPTRVVEICTGDLGFAAAKTYDVEVYAAGCGEWLEVSSVSNTEDFQARRANLRYRPRPGARPRYVHTLNGSGLGLPRTVIAIMENYQQRDGSIVVPEVLRPYMGVEVLRGPK, from the coding sequence ATGCTGGACATCGAGCGCATTCGACGGAATCCGGAGGAGATCCGGGAGGCGTTGCGTCATCGGGGGGAGTCGCCGGAGCGGGTGGATCGCTTCCTGGAGCTGGACGAAGCCTATCGGGCGATGCTGCAGGAGGTGGAACGGCTGCGGGCGGTGCGCAACCAGGTCTCCCGGGAGATCGCCAAGATGCCTCCCGGACCCGAGCGGGAAGCTCGCATCGCCGAGATGCGGGCGCTGGGGGAGCGCCTGACGGAGGCCGAGGCCCGGCTGCGGGATCTGGAGGCCCGACGGGAGGAGCTGTTGCTCTGGTTCCCCAACATCCCCCATCCCAGCGTCCCGGTGGGCCCCGACGAATCCGCCAACCGGGTGGTGCGGGTGGAGGGGGAGCTGCCGGAGTTCGACTTCACGCCGCTGCCGCACTGGGAGCTGGGGCCTCGCCTGGGCCTCATCGACTTCGAGCGCGGGGTCAAGCTGGCGGGCAGCCGGTTCTACGTGCTGTGGGGGCTGGGCGCCCGCCTGGAGCGCGCCCTGATCAGCTGGCTCCTGGACCTCCACACCCAGGTCCACGGCTACACGGAGGTCTATGTCCCCTTCGTGGTCAAGCGCGAGGCCCTGGTGGGCGCCGGACAGCTTCCTAAATTCGAGGACAATCTCTACCACGATGTGGAGGACGACCTCTGGCTGGTCCCCACGGCCGAGGTGCCCCTCACCAACCTGCATCGGGATGAGATCCTGGAGGCCGACCAGCTGCCCCTTTACTACGTGGCCTACACGCCCTGCTTCCGTCGGGAGCGGATGTCGGCCGGGCGCGACGTGCGGGGGATCAAGCGCGGGCATCAGTTCGACAAGGTGGAGCTTTACAAGTTCACCACGCCGGAGACCTCCTATCTGGAGCTGGAGAAGATGGTGGAGGACGTGGTGGACACGTGCCGGCGCCTGGGGCTGCCCACCCGGGTGGTGGAGATCTGCACGGGCGATCTGGGGTTCGCCGCGGCGAAGACCTACGACGTGGAGGTCTACGCCGCCGGGTGCGGGGAGTGGCTGGAGGTGAGCTCGGTGAGCAACACCGAGGACTTCCAGGCCCGGCGAGCCAACCTCCGCTACCGCCCCCGTCCCGGGGCCCGGCCCCGCTACGTGCACACCCTCAACGGCTCCGGGCTGGGCCTGCCCCGCACGGTGATCGCCATCATGGAGAACTACCAGCAACGGGACGGCAGCATCGTCGTCCCGGAGGTCCTCCGGCCGTATATGGGCGTGGAAGTGCTGCGCGGCCCGAAGTGA
- a CDS encoding DUF4870 domain-containing protein: MLINPRKASAEEAGDPDRLMALLAYLIGIIVPLIILLTDMKNRPFQRYHAVQALVAQVALTVIFFALGLIPIIGCIAPLLGLAAFALFIYYAIQAYQGYYFEIPVVTAFARQQGWIA; the protein is encoded by the coding sequence ATGCTGATCAATCCTCGGAAGGCATCGGCAGAGGAAGCGGGGGATCCGGACCGTTTGATGGCCCTGCTGGCTTACCTCATCGGGATCATCGTCCCCCTGATCATCCTGCTCACCGACATGAAGAACCGTCCCTTCCAGCGGTATCACGCCGTTCAGGCCTTAGTGGCTCAGGTGGCCCTCACGGTGATCTTCTTCGCCCTGGGGCTGATCCCCATCATCGGCTGCATCGCGCCGCTGCTCGGCCTGGCCGCCTTCGCGCTCTTCATCTACTACGCCATCCAGGCCTACCAGGGCTATTACTTCGAGATCCCGGTGGTGACCGCCTTCGCCCGCCAGCAGGGATGGATCGCCTGA
- a CDS encoding Rab family GTPase, producing MAEPGGRILVVIREAEPLGLADLLEALSPEWEVLTCSPEEADSLALPEGSLAAVLVAAEEMSEAWAAQWKQRPRPPLVIRVSPQAARAESIPEGPWDWVLPASFPWPRLRELLSHRSMDSKPAVPVRKVLLAGEATVGKTSLVHCYLHGAFEPRRRMTVGVDIHVCPVEVEGMAVRLVVWDVGGQRRFAAFRDLFYRGAAAGALVFDLSNRLSFYQLIRWWQELRAHAGSIPLLLVGNKADLPREVSRREAEALAQAWGTPYVETSCVTGIGVAELFRTLAGAALQATRPEPE from the coding sequence ATGGCGGAACCCGGCGGTCGGATCCTGGTGGTGATCCGGGAGGCGGAACCCCTCGGGCTGGCAGACCTCCTGGAGGCCCTGTCGCCGGAGTGGGAGGTGCTGACCTGCTCCCCCGAGGAGGCGGACTCCCTCGCCCTCCCCGAAGGCTCCCTCGCCGCTGTCCTGGTTGCCGCGGAGGAGATGTCGGAGGCATGGGCGGCTCAGTGGAAGCAGCGCCCAAGGCCCCCGCTGGTGATCCGGGTGAGCCCTCAAGCGGCCCGGGCGGAATCGATCCCGGAAGGGCCTTGGGACTGGGTCCTCCCTGCTTCGTTCCCATGGCCCCGGCTCCGGGAGCTGCTCTCGCACCGGTCGATGGATTCAAAGCCTGCGGTTCCGGTGCGCAAGGTGCTGCTGGCCGGCGAGGCCACCGTCGGCAAGACCTCTCTGGTTCACTGCTACCTGCACGGGGCCTTCGAGCCCCGCCGCCGGATGACCGTGGGGGTGGACATCCACGTGTGCCCGGTGGAGGTGGAAGGGATGGCGGTCCGGCTGGTGGTCTGGGATGTGGGGGGACAGCGGCGCTTCGCGGCTTTCCGGGATCTCTTCTATCGGGGCGCGGCGGCCGGCGCGCTGGTGTTCGATCTGAGCAACCGCCTCTCGTTCTATCAGCTGATCCGCTGGTGGCAGGAGCTCCGCGCCCACGCGGGGTCCATCCCGCTGCTCCTGGTGGGGAACAAAGCGGATCTGCCACGGGAGGTCTCCCGCCGGGAGGCCGAGGCCCTGGCGCAGGCCTGGGGCACCCCCTACGTGGAGACCTCGTGCGTAACCGGGATCGGGGTGGCGGAGCTCTTCCGAACCCTGGCCGGCGCCGCCCTGCAAGCCACCCGCCCCGAACCCGAATAG
- a CDS encoding roadblock/LC7 domain-containing protein, translated as MGVEEALQEVNAIPGVEGGILFTEEGTILAHTLPERYAPEALASAVRIAARTMEALETSRRRIQEVDLVFAAGRLILRRLPGGFLALCCARSVNLPLLNLALGPVIRSLTAALKERSERPAAPRRPRPAVPRVSPVIQDLVQEGRRLVEAARAQGITLRLLGSVGVAHHCPSALQRLPVPAFVGLELAGSSRERRAVEAFLQDQGYEPFVRFNAFYGARRLHFRKPETGWPVDVFLDAYEMYHRLEFASVLTREEVTLPPAYLLLSRLQAVEAGEADLLEIAVLLLDHEVVEGEQAEAVDLRAIVALCADDWGWYRTVTMNLERTARAVAGWEEAAREPVQRRLERIRQAIEAAPKSLGWQMRARLGEAARWYQTPLRVEEGPRPDLAMG; from the coding sequence ATGGGAGTGGAGGAGGCGTTGCAGGAGGTGAACGCCATCCCGGGCGTGGAGGGCGGGATCCTGTTCACGGAGGAGGGGACGATCCTGGCCCACACGCTCCCGGAGCGTTACGCCCCGGAGGCCCTGGCCTCCGCGGTGCGCATCGCCGCCCGGACCATGGAGGCCCTGGAGACCTCCCGACGGCGCATCCAGGAGGTGGACCTGGTGTTCGCCGCAGGCCGCCTGATCCTCCGGCGGTTGCCCGGCGGCTTCCTGGCCCTCTGCTGCGCTCGTTCCGTGAACCTTCCGCTGTTGAACCTGGCCCTGGGCCCGGTGATCCGCTCGCTGACCGCGGCGTTGAAGGAGCGCTCAGAGCGGCCGGCCGCTCCCCGCCGGCCTCGCCCTGCCGTCCCGCGGGTCTCCCCGGTGATCCAGGATCTGGTTCAGGAGGGCCGGCGTCTGGTGGAGGCCGCCCGAGCGCAGGGGATCACCCTGCGGCTGCTGGGGAGCGTGGGGGTCGCCCATCACTGCCCCTCCGCCCTCCAGCGCCTGCCGGTCCCCGCCTTCGTCGGGCTGGAGCTGGCGGGGTCCTCCCGCGAGCGGCGGGCCGTGGAAGCCTTCCTGCAGGATCAGGGGTATGAGCCCTTCGTCCGGTTCAACGCCTTCTACGGCGCCCGGCGCCTGCACTTCCGCAAGCCGGAGACCGGATGGCCGGTGGACGTCTTCCTGGACGCCTACGAGATGTATCATCGCCTGGAGTTCGCCTCCGTCCTGACCCGGGAGGAGGTTACGCTGCCCCCGGCGTATCTCCTGCTCTCCCGCCTGCAGGCCGTGGAGGCTGGAGAGGCGGACCTCCTGGAGATCGCCGTCCTCCTGCTGGACCATGAGGTCGTGGAGGGGGAACAGGCGGAGGCGGTGGACCTGCGGGCCATCGTCGCGCTTTGCGCGGACGACTGGGGCTGGTATCGCACCGTGACCATGAACCTGGAGCGGACGGCCCGGGCCGTCGCCGGCTGGGAGGAGGCGGCGCGGGAGCCGGTCCAGCGACGGTTGGAGCGGATCCGCCAGGCGATCGAGGCGGCCCCCAAGAGCCTGGGCTGGCAGATGCGGGCCCGCCTGGGGGAGGCGGCGCGCTGGTATCAGACGCCCCTCCGGGTGGAGGAGGGACCGCGGCCGGACTTGGCCATGGGGTGA
- a CDS encoding DUF4388 domain-containing protein yields MATTGSLREIPLAALIETGCRSRAAARLRLRHGDLEGELYFSDGELVHAVCGELKGEPALWRLLRWTDGQFTLEDEVRSPERTLYRPWQDLLLEGMQRAAAPEPTGPRSLPPGEMVSRLKAIEGVMGVVVAGPDGVVLAADVPEGKGEAEGALTVYLAAAAETLAGFLPMGAFEHAVVAEPQRRLLIFRHPPFIVGLVLSPQASPALVLAELPGRLS; encoded by the coding sequence ATGGCGACCACGGGGAGCCTGCGGGAGATCCCGCTGGCCGCGCTGATCGAAACCGGGTGTCGCTCCCGGGCCGCGGCCCGGCTCCGGCTCCGCCACGGGGACCTGGAGGGCGAGCTCTACTTCTCCGACGGCGAGCTCGTCCATGCGGTGTGCGGGGAGCTGAAAGGGGAGCCGGCGTTGTGGAGATTGCTGCGCTGGACCGATGGGCAGTTCACCCTCGAGGATGAAGTCCGCAGCCCCGAGCGCACCCTCTATCGCCCCTGGCAGGATCTGCTCCTGGAAGGGATGCAGCGAGCCGCCGCTCCGGAGCCCACAGGCCCGCGCTCGCTCCCCCCCGGGGAGATGGTCTCCCGCCTGAAAGCCATCGAGGGCGTCATGGGGGTGGTGGTGGCCGGCCCGGATGGCGTGGTGCTGGCGGCAGATGTCCCGGAAGGGAAGGGGGAAGCGGAAGGCGCCCTCACGGTCTACCTGGCCGCCGCGGCCGAAACCCTGGCCGGGTTCCTCCCGATGGGGGCCTTCGAGCACGCGGTGGTCGCGGAGCCTCAGCGCCGGTTGCTGATCTTCCGCCATCCCCCTTTCATCGTCGGCCTGGTGCTTTCCCCCCAGGCCTCCCCGGCGCTGGTGCTCGCCGAGCTCCCCGGCCGGCTCTCGTGA
- a CDS encoding glycosyltransferase family 4 protein: protein MRFPLAALSVFLLAFGLSAALSPLAERFGRRLGMIDRPGGRRRHRGEIPRSGGLALWLAFTLTVLFAQLLPIPRFDPKEVIRLTGLLLGGTLSLILGLIDDRRELPPGPQFLGQALIALLALPFLIFIEYVNNPLTGRPLYFPPPVVVLLTVFWLIGMMNTVNWLDGVDGLAGGVVAIVAAVLFLHAGYRLDPPQHSVALLPAALAGACLGFLLFNRPPARLFLGSSGALFLGYVLGVLAIIGGAKVATVVMAMALPIADVAWLIAYRWRRGRRPTQGGRDHLHFRLLDAGWSPGRILLTYYSFAAIAGGIALLIPSALYKALALLLLAGLLLWVLRQAPPESPV from the coding sequence ATGCGCTTCCCCCTGGCGGCCCTCAGCGTGTTCTTGCTGGCCTTCGGGCTCTCCGCCGCGCTGTCGCCGCTGGCGGAGCGCTTCGGCCGCCGCCTGGGGATGATCGACCGCCCGGGCGGACGCCGACGCCATCGCGGGGAGATCCCCCGGTCCGGAGGCCTGGCTCTTTGGCTGGCCTTCACCCTAACGGTCCTCTTCGCCCAGCTGTTGCCGATCCCCCGTTTCGATCCGAAAGAGGTCATCCGCCTGACCGGGCTGCTGCTGGGGGGGACCCTGAGCCTGATCCTGGGGCTGATCGACGACCGTCGGGAGCTCCCCCCGGGGCCCCAGTTCCTCGGCCAGGCCCTCATCGCCCTGCTGGCCCTCCCTTTCCTCATCTTCATCGAATACGTGAACAATCCCCTGACCGGCCGGCCGCTTTATTTCCCGCCTCCGGTGGTGGTGCTGCTCACAGTCTTCTGGCTGATAGGGATGATGAACACGGTGAACTGGCTGGACGGGGTGGACGGGCTGGCCGGGGGGGTGGTGGCCATCGTGGCGGCGGTGCTCTTCCTGCACGCCGGATACCGGCTGGACCCGCCCCAGCACAGCGTGGCGCTCCTGCCCGCCGCCCTGGCGGGCGCCTGCCTGGGGTTCCTCCTCTTCAACCGGCCGCCCGCCCGCCTGTTCCTGGGGTCCTCCGGCGCCCTCTTCCTGGGATACGTCCTGGGGGTCCTGGCCATCATCGGGGGGGCGAAGGTGGCCACCGTGGTGATGGCGATGGCCCTGCCCATCGCCGACGTGGCCTGGCTGATCGCCTACCGATGGCGCCGGGGGCGACGGCCCACCCAGGGCGGACGAGATCACCTGCACTTCCGCCTGCTGGACGCCGGATGGTCCCCCGGGCGTATCCTCTTGACCTACTACAGCTTTGCCGCCATAGCCGGCGGGATCGCGCTCTTGATCCCCTCCGCCCTCTACAAGGCCCTCGCCCTCCTGCTGCTGGCGGGCCTCCTCCTGTGGGTCCTCCGCCAGGCCCCCCCGGAGAGCCCGGTGTAA
- a CDS encoding zinc-dependent alcohol dehydrogenase family protein, whose protein sequence is MKTLAAVLYEMGRPAPYRESRPLSVEEVELEGPGPGEVLVEVAAAGLCHSDLSVIDGSRPRPMPMVLGHEAAGIVREVGPGVHELRPGDHVVFSFVPMCGRCFYCAIGRPVLCENGNRANAAGTLLSGARRFRNAAGEPLHHHLGVSAFSRFTVAAQESLIRIDPEIPLEKAALFGCAVMTGVGAVVNTARVEPGMSVAVFGLGGVGLSVVMGAHLAGAYPIIAVDVRPEKLELARKAGATHGVNAQETDPVAAIRDLTGGGVHYAFESVGSERVLIQAYQATRRGGTTIPIGLPHPERMFSVPAVSIVGEERTIKGSYMGSAVPRRDLPRFLTLYQAGRLPVDLLLSRLIRLEEINEGFDALARGEVVRQVVRLGAA, encoded by the coding sequence ATGAAAACGCTGGCAGCGGTCCTTTACGAGATGGGGCGGCCGGCGCCCTATCGCGAATCCCGGCCGCTTTCCGTGGAGGAGGTGGAGCTGGAGGGGCCGGGGCCCGGGGAGGTGCTGGTGGAGGTGGCGGCCGCCGGCCTGTGCCATTCGGACCTCTCGGTGATCGATGGCTCCCGGCCGCGGCCCATGCCGATGGTCCTGGGCCACGAGGCCGCCGGGATCGTGCGGGAGGTCGGCCCGGGCGTCCATGAGTTGCGGCCGGGGGACCACGTGGTCTTCTCCTTCGTCCCCATGTGCGGCCGGTGCTTCTACTGCGCCATTGGCCGCCCCGTCCTGTGCGAGAACGGCAACCGGGCGAACGCGGCCGGAACGCTGCTCAGCGGAGCGCGGCGCTTCCGGAACGCCGCGGGGGAGCCCCTCCACCATCATCTGGGCGTCTCCGCCTTCTCCCGTTTCACCGTGGCCGCCCAGGAATCCCTGATCCGAATCGATCCGGAGATCCCCCTGGAGAAGGCGGCCCTGTTCGGATGCGCGGTGATGACCGGGGTGGGGGCGGTGGTGAACACCGCGCGGGTGGAGCCCGGGATGAGCGTGGCGGTCTTCGGGCTGGGCGGCGTGGGCCTCAGCGTCGTGATGGGCGCTCACCTGGCCGGCGCCTATCCCATCATCGCGGTGGACGTCCGGCCTGAAAAGCTGGAGCTGGCCCGGAAAGCGGGAGCGACCCACGGGGTGAACGCGCAGGAGACCGATCCGGTCGCCGCGATTCGGGATCTCACCGGGGGAGGGGTCCACTACGCCTTCGAGAGCGTCGGCAGCGAGCGGGTGCTGATCCAGGCTTACCAGGCCACCCGCCGCGGGGGCACCACCATCCCCATCGGTCTCCCGCATCCCGAGCGCATGTTCAGCGTCCCGGCGGTGAGCATCGTGGGCGAGGAGCGAACCATCAAGGGTTCCTATATGGGCTCGGCGGTTCCCCGTCGGGATCTCCCGCGGTTCCTGACCCTCTATCAGGCGGGCCGGCTCCCGGTGGACCTGCTCCTAAGCCGCCTGATCCGCCTGGAGGAGATCAATGAGGGGTTTGATGCTCTGGCCCGCGGCGAGGTGGTGCGCCAGGTGGTGCGGCTGGGGGCCGCGTAA